ATCATGGCACAGAGCCCTGGGGAAAGGGAACAGCACGGACACCCCTCAGCACGGCCCACGCTCAGTCCCAGCACCAGGGGGAGCcacagagcccagggcagggtcCCTGGATGGGGGGTGCACggtttggggggctgggagtagccgggggaggaggctgggggggggggcggtacctGCGCTGAAGCTGCCCACGGCAGAGACCAGGCtcagggacacggggccgaggtGGGAGCGGAAGAACGAAGGGATGAGGGCGAAGAAGGAGAGAAACCCGGCGATCACGGCCAGGAACAGGAAAGCCCTGGTGGCATCAACGTAACCTGAGGAGCCAAGAGAGACCAGGGGCTGAATGGAGAATAACCCTGCAGCAAActaaaatagaacccaggagtcctggctcccagccccccctgctctaaccactagaccccactcccctcccagaactggagaaagaacccaggagtcctggttctgcCCTGTGGAGCTGGTTGGTGTCAGGTGGGATCCCTAGCAGAGCCGCCTGCCCTTACCTAGTACTGAAGAATATTGCAGACACAGTGAACTGCTGCAGCTCTTCCACAGCCCACTATGGCTGCCACTGTTGTCCGCCAGCCAGTAGTCAGAGCCCAGGGcgatcagcagcagcaggaggctgagcagaACCAGGACGGTGCTGAGGATCCGGAGAAAGGGCATCGCGGGGGGAATCTCAGGATCTGGGGAGCACCTGGGCAGGTGAGGAAGAGCGAGAGGGGAAATAGTGGCCCCAGATGACCTGCCACAGGCTACGGCTGCCTCAGTCCCCGGAGAGACGGGGGCGTGTGGAGACAGACGCGGCAGCAGCCAGATCTCTGCTCCACGAGGCACCGACAAACCACGACGATCGGGAACCTGGGA
This genomic window from Mauremys mutica isolate MM-2020 ecotype Southern chromosome 17, ASM2049712v1, whole genome shotgun sequence contains:
- the LOC123351527 gene encoding protein NKG7-like, with amino-acid sequence MPFLRILSTVLVLLSLLLLLIALGSDYWLADNSGSHSGLWKSCSSSLCLQYSSVLGYVDATRAFLFLAVIAGFLSFFALIPSFFRSHLGPVSLSLVSAVGSFSAGLCAMIALAVFTGELAGAVNVPPGQVTFGWSFGLGWASFPLFLITGAVMMFARKPPPS